A window from Drosophila subobscura isolate 14011-0131.10 chromosome O, UCBerk_Dsub_1.0, whole genome shotgun sequence encodes these proteins:
- the LOC117896582 gene encoding trithorax group protein osa isoform X10, whose product MNEKIKSPSTQGGAGAGAPAAAPPATAGSAAASAAASSGTGASVGANSASTPPTSGPPTPNNNGSDPIIQQNVGVPHPYGAPPPPGSAPGAPPDPVAVMHYHHLHQQQQQQQQQQHPPPPPHMQHHGGPAPPPGAPEHAPGVKDEYGAAVAHLPPPHAHPAYARYHTGDPNMDPYRYGQPSPGGKHPQPHQQQQPQQQQQQQPPGAGGSPNRPPQQQQQRYIPGQPPQGPTPTLNSLLQSSNPPPPPQHRYANSYDPQQAASAAAAAAAAAQQQQQQAGGPPPPPPGHGPPPPQHQPSPYGAQQGGWAPPPRPYSPQLGPSQQYRTPPPTNTSRGQSPYPPAHGQNSGSYPSSPQQQQAQAQQQQAGQQPGGAGPGGPPPGAAQQQPQQNTPPTSQYSPYPQRYPTPPGLPAAGPNHRTAYSTHQYPEPNRPWPGGSSPSPGPGHPLPPASPHHVSQALQQQQPPPPHAAAGGPPPSSPGHAPSPSPQPSQASPSPHQELIGQNSNDSSSGGAHSGMGSGPPGTPNPQQVMRPTPSPTGSSGSRSMSPAVAQNHPISRPASNQSSSGGPMQQPPVGAGPPPMPPHPGLPGGPPQQQSQQQQASNSASSASNSPQQTPPPGPPPSQGMNNMGTPPPPPQGASGGGYPMPPHMHGGYKMGGPGQSPGAQGYPPQQPQQYPPGNYPPRPQYPPGAYATGPPPPPSSQGAGGANSMPSGAQGGGYPGRSMPNHSGGSPHGQYPPYQWVSPSPQQQAGAPPGGAMVGNHVQGKGTPPPPVVGPPPPQGSGSPRPLNYLKQHLQHKGGYGGSPTQPQGPQGYGNGPTGMHPGMPMGPPHHMGPPHGPTNMGPPTSTPPQSMLGGQGQPPGGPDNAGTEHISQDNGISSSGPTGATGLHPVTAVVTTGPDGTPMDEVSQQSTLSNASAASGEDPQCTTPKSRKNDPYSQSHLAPPSTSPHPVVMHPGSGGPGEEFDMSSPPNWPRPAGSPQVFNSHVPVQQEPFRSTTKKSDSLCKLYEMDDNPDRRGWLDKLRSFMEERRTPITACPTISKQPLDLYRLYIYVKERGGFVEVCKVTKSKTWKDIAGLLGIGASSSAAYTLRKHYTKNLLTFECHFDRGDIDPLPIIQQVEAGSKKKTAKAASVPSPGGGHLDAGTTNSTGSSNSQDSFPAPPGAAPNAAIDGYAGYPGGSPYPGASGPQPDYAAAGQMQRPPSQSNPQTPHPGAAVAVAAVGDNISVSNPFEDTGPGPGPGPGPGPGPGAAGPGVGVGAVAAAVGGALPPPPPHSPHATQQSATQQQQQQQQHPQHPGLAGQPPQQQQQQQQQPPQPGAPPAGAPQQHGPGPVPPPSPQHQQQQQHVRPAAGAPYPQGGSAYPTPVSRTPGSPYPSQPGAYGQYGASDQYNATGPPGQPFGQGQGQYPPQNRNMYPPYGPEGEAPPAGANQYGPYGSRPYSQPPTGGPQPPAQAVAGGPPTSGSPVAPPTGGYAPGTPTQQDYYRPPPDQSPQPRRHPDFIKDPQPYPGYNARPQIYGAWQGGAQQYRPQYPTSPAPQSWGGAPPRGAAPPPGAPHGPPIQQPAGVAQWEQHRYPPQQAPPPPPQQQQQQQQQQQQQPPYQQVAPPGQQQPQAPPQWAQMNAGQPSQPGIAPPGSPLRPPSGPASQQQRMPGMPPQQQPPGSQQPPQQPPHGGVPSPGMPQVPGGMVKPPYAMPPPPSQTVGQPIGQPAPGGMLPQKQPPIVGPGMPQPLQQQPPHQQHPHPHPHQQHPQHPQHPQHPQHPQHAQHQHQLPPNQQQQQQQQPGGYAPQVSGGGPGAQLVKKELIFPHDSVESTTPVLYRRKRLTKSDVCPVDPWRIFMAMRSGLLTECTWALDVLNVLLFDDSTVQFFGISNLPGLLTLLLEHFQKNLAEMFDERCEEPLDEAEDDADSGTVMGTGTGTGAIEHRVRAGRQSRCVRSICSYNRKRHYENMDRKNGGGSDSEDADEGIDLGQVRVQPNPEERSLLLSFTPNYTMVTRKGVPVRIQAAEQDIFVDERQKAWDIDTNRLYEQLEPVGCNAWTYGFTEPDPLDGIIDVFKSEIVNIPFARYVRSEKAKTRQGTDTDAATPSPKPEIKQEENTTTNSTEDGNLLQESFNKKRRLVSGGDSSNSNGEAGEGSAEVKKSKLADEIAATKAEVKKEPGTGTGTSGTTETSDSDCRAVDMEIESPSLQQQQQQQRLTNGIASSSSPPLGAFDPRATVRDAAQVLQRKRDSSYEDECYTRDEASLYLVNESQDSLARRCIALSNIFRNLTFVPGNETVLAKSTRFLAVLGRLLLLNHEHLRRTPKTRNYDREEDTDFSDSCSSLQGEREWWWDYLITIRENMLVAMANIAGHLELSRYDELIARPLIDGLLHWAVCPSAHGQDPFPSCGPNSALSPQRLALEALCKLCVTDANVDLVIATPPFSRLEKLCAVLTRHLCRNEDQVLREFSVNLLHYLAAADSAMARTVALQSPCISYLVAFIEQAEQTALGVANQHGLNFLRENPDSMGTSLDMLRRAAGTLLHLAKHPDNQSLFMQQEQRLLGLVMSHILDQQVALVISRVLYRVSRGASRMHSVEFRLVLFRSLACR is encoded by the exons ATGAATGAGAAAATAAAGTCGCCGTCAACCCAGGGAGGTGCTGGAGCCGGagcccccgctgctgctccacccgCGACAGCTGGGAGTGCGGCCGCCTCCgctgcagccagcagtggTACAGGTGCCAGTGTCGGTGCCAATTCTGCATCTACGCCACCCACTTCCGGCCCACCCACGcccaacaacaacggcagcgaTCCGATCATACAGCAAAATGTCGGAGTGCCGCACCCCTATGGcgccccaccaccacctggCTCGGCACCAGGTGCACCACCGGACCCGGTGGCGGTAATGCACTACCACCatctgcatcagcagcaacagcaacaacagcagcagcagcatccgccgccaccgccccaCATGCAGCATCACGGCGGGCCGGCGCCGCCGCCAGGAGCACCTGAGCATGCGCCCGGCGTGAAGGACGAGTACGGTGCGGCGGTGGCTCACCTACCACCGCCCCACGCTCATCCTGCCTACGCGCGGTACCACACGGGCGACCCCAACATGGATCCATACCGCTACGGCCAGCCATCGCCCGGCGGCAAGCACCCGCAgccccatcagcagcagcaaccacaacaacagcagcagcagcagccccctgGTGCGGGCGGCTCGCCCAATAGgcctccacagcagcagcagcaacgttaCATCCCTGGCCAGCCGCCTCAGGGACCCACGCCCACGCTGAACTCCTTGCTGCAGTCCTCGAATCCGCCGCCGCCCCCGCAGCACCGCTATGCGAATAGCTATGATCCCCAGCAAGCCGCctcagcagcggcggcggcggcagcagcagcccaacagcaacaacagcaggcggGAGGACCCCCGCCTCCACCCCCAGGACATGGACCGCCTCCGCCACAACATCAGCCATCGCCGTACGGAGCGCAACAGGGCGGCTGGGCACCGCCTCCACGACCCTATAGTCCTCAGTTGGGGCCGTCGCAGCAGTATAGGACGCCACCACCG ACAAACACTTCCAGGGGTCAATCGCCCTATCCGCCAGCTCACGGTCAAAATTCAGGTTCCTATCCTAGttcgccgcagcagcagcaggcacaggcacaacagcagcaggcgggtCAGCAGCCTGGCGGTGCTGGACCGGGAGGACCTCCGCCGGGCGCcgcacagcaacagcctcaGCAGAACACACCGCCAACATCTCAATATTCGCCGTACCCGCAAAGATACCCCACTCCGCCTGGACTGCCGGCCGCGGGACCCAATCATCGAACTGCCTACTCGACGCACCAG TATCCGGAACCGAATCGACCCTGGCCTGGCGGCTCCTCGCCCAGTCCTGGTCCAGGACATCCATTGCCGCCCGCCTCCCCGCACCATGTGTCGCAGgcactgcaacagcaacagcccccTCCGCCGCATGCCGCCGCCGGAGGACCCCCACCCAGCAGTCCAGGCCATGCGCCCAGTCCCTCGCCACAGCCCTCGCAGGCATCACCCTCTCCGCATCAG GAGCTGATTGGTCAGAACAGCAACGACAGCTCCAGCGGCGGGGCGCACAGTGGCATGGGCTCCGGTCCGCCCGGCACACCCAATCCCCAACAAGTCATGCGGCCCACCCCTTCTCCCACTGGCTCATCTGGTTCGCGTTCCATGTCCCCAGCAGTGG CACAAAATCATCCAATCTCGCGTCCAGCGAGCAACCAGTCGAGCAGCGGCGGTCccatgcagcagccaccggTGGGAGCTGGGCCACCACCAATGCCCCCTCATCCGGGTCTACCAGGCGGACCGCCTCAGCAGCaatctcagcagcagcaggcctcGAACTCCGCCTCATCCGCGAGCAACTCGCCCCAACAGACCCCGCCACCGGGACCGCCGCCCAGTCAAGGAATGAATAACATGGGCACGCCCCCACCTCCGCCTCAAGGTGCGTCCGGCGGGGGTTACCCAATGCCGCCGCACATGCACGGAGGCTACAAGATGGGCGGTCCGGGCCAGAGTCCTGGAGCGCAAGGCTATCccccgcagcagccgcagcaataTCCACCAG GCAACTACCCGCCACGGCCGCAGTATCCGCCCGGAGCCTACGCAACCggaccgccaccgccaccaagCAGCCAAGGCGCCGGCGGAGCCAACAGCATGCCCTCTGGAGCCCAGGGAGGTGGCTATCCGGGACGGTCGATGCCCAATCACAGCGGCGGGAGTCCACACGGGCAGTATCCGCCCTACCAGTGGGTGTCGCCATCGCCACAGCAGCAAGCCGGTGCTCCGCCTGGCGGCGCGATGGTTGGCAACCACGTGCAGGGCAAGGGCACACCGCCGCCCCCCGTGGTGGGACCACCGCCTCCTCAGGGCAGTGGCTCGCCCCGCCCACTCAACTATCTGAAGCAGCATTTACAGCACAAAGGTGGCTACGGAGGTAGCCCCACGCAGCCGCAGGGACCGCAGGGCTACGGCAACGGGCCGACAGGAATGCATCCCGGCATGCCTATGGGTCCTCCCCACCACATGGGACCGCCGCACGGGCCTACCAACATGGGTCCGCCCACGAGCACACCGCCCCAGTCGATGCTCGGTGGCCAGGGTCAACCGCCTGGCGGTCCGGACAACGCTGGCACTGAGCACATATCGCAGGACAACGGGATAAGCTCCTCCGGTCCGACAGGCGCTACCGGGCTGCACCCGGTCACGGCCGTGGTCACCACTGGTCCTGATGGAACGCCCATGGATGAAGTCAGTCAACAGAGCACGCTCTCGAATGCATCAGCTG CCTCCGGCGAAGATCCCCAATGCACCACACCAAAGTCGCGAAAGAATGATCCTTATAGCCAAAGTCATTTAGCCCCTCCGAGCACATCCCCGCATCCCGTTGTGATGCACCCGGGCAGCGGCGGCCCCGGCGAGGAGTTCGACATGAGTTCGCCACCCAATTGGCCGCGTCCGGCTGGCAGTCCG CAGGTGTTCAACAGCCATGTACCCGTGCAGCAGGAGCCCTTCCGCAGCACGACGAAGAAGTCTGACTCCCTGTGCAAGCTGTACGAAATGGACGACAATCCAGACAGGCGCGGATGGCTGGACAAGCTGCGGTCTTTCATGGAGGAGAGGCGGACGCCGATAACCGCCTGCCCAACCATCTCAAAACAGCCACTCGATTTATATAggttatatatttatgtaaaagaACGTGGCGGATTCGTCGAGGTATGCAAG GTGACAAAGAGCAAGACCTGGAAGGACATTGCCGGCCTCCTGGGCATcggggccagcagcagtgcagcgTACACGCTGCGGAAGCATTACACCAAGAATCTGTTGACTTTCGAGTGCCACTTTGATCGCGGCGACATCGATCCCCTGCCCATCATCCAGCAGGTGGAGGCCGGCAGCAAGAAGAAGACTGCCAAGGCCGCCTCCGTCCCCTCGCCA GGTGGTGGCCATTTGGATGCTGGGACAACCAATTCGACAGGCTCGTCGAACTCGCAGGACTCATTCCCGGCCCCGCCAGGTGCCGCCCCGAACGCTGCGATCGATGGCTATGCAGGCTATCCGGGCGGCAGTCCGTACCCCGGCGCCAGTGGGCCGCAGCCGGACTATGCGGCGGCAGGCCAGATGCAGCGACCGCCCTCGCAGAGTAACCCGCAGACACCTCATCCCG GCGCCGCCGTAGCTGTTGCCGCCGTCGGTGATAATATAAGTGTGAGCAATCCCTTCGAGGATACTGGTCcgggtcctggtcctggccctGGTCCAGGCCCTGGTCCAGGTGCCGCTGGTCCTGGTGTCGGcgttggtgctgttgctgctgctgtaggcGGTgccctgccaccgccacctcccCATTCACCGCACGCCACCCAGCAGTCGGccacgcaacagcagcagcagcagcagcagcatccccagCATCCAGGACTGGCCGgacagccgccacagcagcagcaacagcagcagcagcagccaccacagccgGGTGCTCCACCGGCGGGTGCACCACAGCAACATGGGCCTGGGCCGGTACCACCACCGTCGccgcagcaccaacagcagcagcagcatgtgcgCCCAGCCGCCGGAGCACCTTATCCGCAGGGTGGCTCCGCTTATCCAACGCCTGTGTCTAGAACGCCAG GCTCTCCCTATCCATCACAACCCGGAGCTTATGGCCAGTATGGTGCGAGCGATCAGTACAATGCCACAGGACCGCCTGGCCAGCCGTTTGGACAAGGCCAAGGACAGTATCCGCCACAGAACCGCAATATGTACCCTCCCTACGGGCCGGAGGGGGAAGC TCCACCGGCTGGTGCCAATCAATATGGACCCTATGGCAGCCGGCCGTACAGTCAGCCCCCGACAGGTGGACCCCAGCCACCGGCACAGGCAGTTGCGGGCGGGCCACCCACGAGTGGATCACCTGTGGCGCCACCGACTGGCGGCTATGCACCGGGAACACCCACGCAGCAGGACTACTATCGGCCACCACCCGATCAG AGTCCACAGCCGCGAAGGCATCCCGATTTCATCAAGGATCCACAGCCTTATCCAGGCTACAATGCAAGGCCACAGATTTACG GAGCATGGCAGGGCGGTGCGCAGCAGTATCGACCACAGTATCCGACATCGCCAGCACCGCAGTCCTGGGGAGGTGCACCACCGCGTGGGGCAGCACCGCCACCTGGTGCCCCTCATGGGCCGCCGATTCAACAGCCCGCAGGAGTGGCTCAGTGGGAGCAGCATAGGTATCCGCCACAACAGgctccgccgccgcctccgcagcagcagcaacaacaacagcaacaacaacagcagcagccaccataCCAACAGGTGGCACCACCcggacaacagcagccgcaggcgCCTCCCCAGTGGGCACAGATGAACGCTGGTCAGCCGAGTCAGCCCGGCATAGCTCCTCCAGGATCCCCGCTACGACCCCCGTCTGGGCCGGcgagtcagcagcagcggatgcCCGGCatgccgccacagcagcagcctccgggaagccagcagccaccacagcaaCCGCCACACGGTGGCGTCCCCTCGCCAGGTATGCCCCAGGTGCCTGGAGGGATGGTGAAGCCACCGTATGccatgccaccgccaccatcTCAGACGGTGGGCCAGCCCATCGGCCAGCCGGCACCAGGTGGAATGCTTCCGCAGAAGCAGCCGCCCATCGTCGGTCCGGGaatgccgcagccgctgcagcagcagcctccccaccagcagcatccacatccacatccgcaccagcagcacccacaacatccacaacatccacagcatccacagcatccacagcatgcacagcatcagcatcaactgCCGCccaatcaacagcagcagcagcagcagcagcccggtGGCTATGCTCCGCAGGTCTCCGGAGGCGGGCCCGGGGCTCAGTTGGTGAAGAAGGAGCTGATCTTCCCGCACGACAGCGTTGAGTCGACGACCCCGGTGCTCTACAGGAGGAAGCGCCTGACCAAGTCGGATGTGTGCCCCGTGGATCCGTGGCGgatatttatggccatgcGATCCGGACTGCTCACGGAGTGCACGTGGGCCCTGGACGTGCTCAATGTGCTGCTCTTCGATGACTCCACGGTGCAGTTTTTCGGCATCTCGAATCTGCCAGGCCTGTtgacgctgctgctcgagCACTTCCAGAAGAATCTCGCCGAGATGTTTGACGAACGCTGTGAGGAGCCACTGGATGAGGCGGAAGACGATGCGGACAGTGGCACAGTcatgggcacgggcacgggcacgggcgcCATCGAGCACAGAGTGCGGGCCGGACGACAGAGCCGGTGTGTGCGGAGCATCTGTAGTTACAACCGAAAGCGTCACTACGAGAATATGGACCGGAAGAACGGGGGAGGCAGCGACTCCGAGGACGCCGACGAAGGCATCGATCTGGGCCAGGTGAGAGTACAACCAAATCCCGAGGAGCGCTCCCTGCTGCTCTCGTTCACGCCCAACTACACGATGGTCACCAGGAAGGGTGTGCCTGTGCGCATCCAGGCGGCGGAGCAGGACATTTTCGTGGACGAGCGCCAGAAGGCGTGGGACATTGACACCAACAGGCTGTacgagcagctggagccggTCGGCTGTAATGCCTGGACCTATGGCTTCACCGAGCCGGATCCGCTCGACGGCATCATTGACGTCTTCAAGTCTGAGATCGTAAACATTCCATTCGCACGCTATGTCCGCTCCGAGAAGGCGAAAACGCGCCAGGGCACTGACACTGACGCGGCCACCCCCAGCCCCAAGCCTGAAATCAAGCAAGAGGAGAACACGACGACGAACAGCACTGAGGATGGCAATCTCCTCCAGGAGTCATTTAACAAAAAGCGGCGCCTGGTCAGCGGCGGCGacagtagcaacagcaacggtgAAGCCGGAGAAGGATCTGCCGAGGTCAAGAAATCCAAACTGGCTGATGAGATCGCTGCCACAAAGGCCGAGGTGAAGAAGGAaccgggaacgggaacgggaacatCCGGGACGACGGAGACCAGTGACAGCGATTGTCGAGCCGTTGACATGGAAATCGAGTCGCCCAgcctgcagcaacagcagcagcagcagcgtctaaCCAACGGAATAGCATCCTCCTCGTCGCCGCCGTTGGGCGCCTTCGATCCCAGAGCGACGGTGCGGGATGCGGCGCAAGTGCTGCAGCGGAAACGCGACTCCAGCTACGAGGACGAGTGCTACACGCGGGACGAGGCCTCGCTCTACCTGGTAAACGAGAGCCAGGACTCGCTTGCACGCCGCTGCATCGCCCTCTCAAACATTTTCCGCAATCTAACCTTTGTGCCCGGCAACGAGACGGTGCTGGCCAAGTCTACGCGATTCCTGGCCGTCCTGGGgcgtctgctgttgctgaacCACGAGCACCTGCGGCGCACACCGAAGACGCGCAACTACGACCGCGAGGAGGACACCGACTTCAGCGACTCGTGCAGCTCGCTGCAGGGGGAGCGCGAGTGGTGGTGGGACTACCTGATTACCATTCGGGAAAATATGCTAGTGGCGATGGCCAACATAGCCGGACACCTCGAGCTCTCCCGCTACGACGAGCTGATCGCCCGCCCCCTCATAGACGGACTTCTGCATTGGGCCGTCTGTCCTAGCGCCCACGGCCAGGACCCGTTCCCCTCGTGCGGACCCAACTCTGCGCTCTCTCCGCAGCGCCTAGCGCTGGAAGCGCTCTGCAAGCTGTGCGTGACGGATGCGAACGTGGACCTGGTCATTGCGACGCCACCGTTCTCCCGCCTCGAGAAGCTGTGCGCGGTGCTGACGCGCCATTTGTGCCGTAACGAAGACCAGGTGCTCCGTGAGTTCTCTGTGAATCTGCTGCACTACCTGGCTGCGGCGGACAGTGCCATGGCGCGGACGGTGGCACTGCAGTCGCCGTGCATTTCGTATTTGGTGGCCTTCATCGAGCAGGCCGAACAAACAGCCTTGGGCGTGGCCAACCAGCACGGACTCAACTTCCTGCGAGAGAACCCCGACTCGATGGGCACCAGCCTGGACATGCTGCGGCGGGCGGCCGGCACTCTGCTGCACCTGGCCAAGCATCCTGACAACCAGTCGCTCTTCATGCAGCAGGAACAGCGGCTCCTAGGGCTGGTCATGTCACACATCCTCGACCAGCAGGTGGCCTTGGTCATCTCGCGGGTACTGTACCGTGTGTCGCGCGGAGCGAGCCGGATGCACTCGGTGGAGTTCAGACT TGTTCT
- the LOC117896591 gene encoding uncharacterized protein LOC117896591, with amino-acid sequence MMVAIPKKTRYEGLRCTVTDCPESGQQDCSSMFKFPTNPQVRLKWIENLSLPKDTQLSNRRVCRRHFEQHCFGNAKLFAWAVPTLFVGKTAGLHHGSAKKRMLVRKCCIKDCMTRSPPDRLHCFPTETQLRKEWMRLCSLKDGKKWPFICGRHFRPSLLPKKNSKLPKQALPELNLGSEAKDPLECDSQSSESEGQGIDEGDSKGTDGREAESCPNCQASKRISTDLQQQLAAARLRIEELEQRLQYHACTEEEEEYIFMLMK; translated from the exons atgat GGTCGCAATCCCAAAAAAGACGAGATATGAAGGCCTTCGTTGCACTGTTACAGACTGTCCCGAGAGTGGCCAGCAAGACTGCAGTTCTATGTTCAAGTTTCCCACTAATCCGCAGGTAAGGCTGAAGTGGATAGAAAATCTGAGCCTGCCAAAGGACACTCAACTGTCGAATCGCCGGGTGTGCCGGCGACACTTTGAACAACATTGTTTCGGTAATGCCAAACTGTTTGCCTGGGCTGTGCCAACTCTGTTTGTGG GCAAGACTGCGGGACTGCATCATGGCTCTGCAAAGAAGAGAATGTTGGTGCGAAAGTGCTGCATCAAGGATTGCATGACAAGATCGCCACCCGACAGATTGCACTGTTTCCCCACAGAGACGCAGTTGCGGAAAGAGTGGATGAGGCTGTGCAGTCTTAAAGATGGAAAAAAGTGGCCCTTCATATGCGGCCGACACTTTCGTCCGAGTTTGCTACCCAAAAAGAACAGCAAATTGCCAAAGCAAGCCTTGCCCGAACTGAATCTTGGAAGTGAAGCCAAAGATCCTTTGGAATGCGACTCACAGAGCAGCGAGTCTGAAGGTCAGGGAATCGACGAGGGTGATTCCAAAGGGACTGACGGAAGAGAGGCTGAATCCTGTCCAAATTGCCAAGCAAGCAAACGTATCAGCACcgacttgcagcagcaactcgcTGCTGCGCGGCTTAGAATAGAAGAACTTGAGCAGCGGCTTCAATATCACGCGTGCAccgaagaggaggaagagtACATTTTCATGCTGATGAAATAA
- the LOC117896587 gene encoding nuclear pore complex protein Nup93-1, translated as MDFNTLLQRAQNLTNEAKAEYELPQVERTLQQVLQATTQLHSRVTQSSNKDIQAHILLGSKGIDLPKLTQKLEALNARKTFEPVDAVGSDVSDVCTFLKNERENAILSVIEDTNKNISETVSKQKWANLNSTWNEEKSRLLDALIGPSQNFIDLQRLPEHITLDPNLPPSSCLSQMELVYAQELRHYNELLLKGAHRPNLVQKFALLASSFGDDRLTDMWSALASVTQVNEPIRSDPIKLRQQRPEFIINAKSYLERRYKLYMCTLVGAAHSSNSYQLVRAYVTNRFSAQHTIGLVDTLDNKPLWPMVYYAMRCGAAAAAVEFLHEAGSSYEDFAQVIADRNAGAVNSRTETQLKLQYANKIKNSTDAYKKAVYCFILGCDPNESHGEVAKTIDDYLWIKLAMLRPGDAGGYGRLQSEILEKYGEKHFHASNQTDVYFKTLVLVGLFEAAIEFLARSGHRVHGVHMAIALHELGVLGGARSVSQPLLSIDIADPQPLRRLNLTRLVRLYAKRFERTDTTEVLNYYFALRSLRDPKGRNMFLTCVCDLVVCSGVLDTSIFDLIFGQRMTDMDEEVPGGVFRQFDCPEFDTNTMASLVAEELVARGSFEMAVRLYELAGNYNLALKHFNILLAQVVQLSPQEGSQRARLRDEAHRFSRLLAARRIEVEPKIRGSFELLQLLLVFFDLHHEGNLVQAVEQLQRTKLMPNTTDDVDGCLTNIKKLSGEVIKVIPDVMVAAMDITLTQYNRLKARMCTSDQLQFQKLRVRAKALSNLAASMPFRMPYETNKRLMQLELMMN; from the exons ATGGATTTTAACACATTGCTGCAGCGTGCCCAGAACCTGACAAATGAGGCGAAAGCCGAGTATGAGCTACCCCAGGTGGAGCGTACGCTCCAACAAGTGCTGCAGGCTACCACCCAGCTGCACTCGCGCGTCACTCAATCCAGCAACAAAGATATACAAGC GCATATACTGCTCGGCTCCAAGGGCATAGATCTGCCCAAGCTGACCCAGAAGTTGGAGGCACTCAATGCACGCAAAACCTTCGAGCCGGTCGATGCGGTTGGGTCTGATGTGTCGGACGTGTGCACGTTCCTGAAAAACGAGCGCGAGAACGCAATTCTTTCTGTGATTGAGGACACCAATAAAAAC ATAAGTGAAACGGTGAGCAAACAGAAGTGGGCCAACCTGAACAGCACTTGGAATGAGGAGAAATCCCGGCTGCTGGATGCCCTGATTGGGCCCTCGCAGAACTTTATTGACCTGCAGCGCTTGCCAGAGCACATCACCCTCGATCCTAACCTaccgcccagcagctgcctcaGCCAAATGGAGCTTGTCTACGCCCAGGAGCTGCGTCACTATAACGAACTGCTGCTGAAGGGCGCCCACCGACCAAATCTTGTGCAGAAGTTCGCcctgttggccagcagctttgGCGATGACCGGCTGACGGACATGTGGTCAGCATTGGCCTCAGTGACGCAAGTGAACGAGCCCATCCGCAGTGACCCCATAAAACTTCGCCAGCAGCGGCCCGAGTTCATTATTAACGCCAAATCGTATCTCGAAAGGCGCTACAAGCTGTACATGTGCACCCTGGTGGGGGCCGCACACTCGAGCAATAGCTATCAACTGGTACGCGCATACGTGACCAATCGGTTCAGCGCCCAGCACACAATTGGCTTAGTGGACACGTTGGACAACAAGCCACTGTGGCCCATGGTCTACTATGCAATGCgctgtggagcagcagcggcggctgtggAATTCCTGCACGAAGCCGGCTCCAGTTACGAGGACTTTGCCCAGGTCATAGCGGATCGCAATGCGGGCGCCGTCAATTCGAGGACAGAGACACAGCTGAAGTTGCAGTACGCCAACAAGATTAAGAACTCCACCGATGCCTATAAGAAGGCAGTGTACTGCTTCATCCTGGGTTGCGATCCCAACGAGTCGCACGGCGAGGTGGCCAAGACCATCGACGACTATTTATGGATTAAGCTGGCGATGCTCCGTCCTGGGGATGCCGGCGGCTATGGCAGGCTCCAGTCGGAGATCCTGGAAAAGTATGgcgaaaaacatttccatgccAGTAACCAAACGGACGTCTACTTTAAAACCCTGGTTCTGGTCGGCCTGTTTGAGGCCGCGATTGAGTTCTTGGCCCGCAGTGGCCATCGTGTCCACGGCGTCCACATGGCCATTGCCCTTCACGAGCTGGGAGTGCTGGGTGGAGCCCGCAGTGTCTCGCAACCATTGCTGTCCATCGACATCGCTGACCCGCAGCCACTACGCCGCCTCAATCTGACGAGATTAGTCCGTCTGTATGCAAAGCGTTTCGAGCGCACGGATACGACAGAGGTGCTTAACTATTACTTCGCGCTGCGTAGCTTGCGGGATCCGAAGGGGCGAAATATGTTCCTGACATGCGTCTGCGATCTGGTGGTGTGCAGCGGCGTGCTGGATACCAGCATTTTCGACTTGATTTTCGGACAGCGGATGACTGATATGGACGAAGAGGTTCCAGG CGGAGTGTTTCGCCAGTTTGATTGCCCGGAGTTTGACACGAACACCATGGCCTCGCTAGTCGCAGAAGAGCTGGTAGCGCGAGGCAGCTTTGAAATGGCTGTGCGACTTTACGAGTTGGCTGGCAACTACAACCTCGCGCTGAAGCACTTTAACATATTGCTGGCACAGGTTGTGCAGTTGTCGCCGCAGGAGGGATCACAGCGGGCACGTCTTAGGGACGAGGCTCATCGATTTAGCAGACTTCTGGCAGCACGCCGTATAGAAGTGGAGCCCAAAATAAGGGGCAGCTTTgaactgctgcagcttctgctcgtCTTTTTCGACCTCCATCATGAGGGCAATCTAGTCCAAGCTGtagagcagctgcagcgcacgAAGCTGATGCCGAACACCACTGATGATGTGGATGGTTGCTTGACCAACATCAAGAAACTCAGCGGGGAGGTCATAAAGGTCATTCCCGACGTGATGGTGGCTGCCATGGACATCACACTCACCCAGTACAACCGGTTGAAGGCGCGAATGTGTACGTCGGATCAGCTGCAGTTCCAAAAGCTGCGAGTGCGAGCTAAAGCCCTTTCCAATCTCGCCGCTAGCATGCCTTTCCGCATGCCCTATGAAACCAACAAACGTCTAAtgcagctggagctgatgATGAACTAG